TCTTCAGCTCGCCATACTGGAAGGTGTAGATGTCCTTGTTGCCTGACAtgatctgtgtgtgtgtgcttgagaGTGGCAAGTGGCGATACAGCAAAGGAAGAATAATAATAAGAGAGATGCAGCAGGTGTCAGACGCGAGTGTGCGTTGCTGATTTCGTTGCTGAAGAGCTTTTTGGTAGTGAGGAGCAGGCAATtgtggagggagagatgtagcgtgggcgcgtgcggagtacgtgtgtatgcgtacaggggggggaggcgatgGGGAAGGCGGAAGAAAAGAGCCGGCGAGCCAGTGAGCAAATGTGTGCCGGCGTGCGTTCTGGGtagagagcgcgcgcatCCTGTGGTGCAGGTGCGAGAGCGAAACCAATCGAGGGGCATCGAAAATACTTGTGGAATGCGTGTAGTGATGCGCGAGCGTGCGCACGGACGCGCAAGCACTCCTGCGCAGCCTCATGGCACCAATGAGGCAGCGCACCGCTCTGTTTGCTGATGTGGCCGCTTCCCTTCACAAGATCACTACAGGAGCCCCAATCACAGACACGCCCGAGTTCGCAGAGGACACCCGGGGACGCTACAACAACAAAATAAAAAGGAAGCACTGACGGAGCTCTACACACCATCAATGCGCATTCAAGAACCCTGCGCGGGTGGGTaccgcgacggtggtggctgcgACTGCACTCCGTCCTTTGGCATCATCATGTACCCTACAGCAACGGTGGAGTTGGTCGTGTTGTCCTTCACCTGCACGTACTCCTGCGGCGTGACACGCGCGGCCGGGACGGCTTGCTGCGGGACATAGGCTTGCGGCTGGAAGGGCACGGGGGTGATGACAGGCCGGCCAGCAGCCGGAGTGGGGCGCGGCAAGGCCTGTGCCGCTGTGGCGGGAGCAGGGGATGCAGCGCCGGGCGAGGATGCACCGGCGGCACTTGGCACCTCCTCGTGTGATGTGACGAGGGGGGGAACGGTGCCCCAACGCAGCTCGGCCTGGGTGgagccggcggcagcggcctcgtCCATGACGCCCGGAAAGAGGAAGGAGTTGTCCTccgcgcgcggcggctcgcCCCACTGGTCCTGTCCCAAGCCCCACTGCCCACCAGCAGGGATGGGCGCGTTCAGTCCGGGTATGCGCAGGTCTGGGTACGCgggaggaaggcggcgcatTGTTTGCATGCTGTACAgccacggcggtggtgctgtcgGGCCGATCCCGAGTGCCTGCCGCAGCCTCTTCGACAAGACGCCCGGTGTGTGGTGAGCCTTTGGCCGCCACTTGCCCTCGTAGAACACATCCCCGCACCTGCTCAGCTCGACGTTGTAAGTCttgcgctgcagaggcgtGCCCGTCATGAAGCACGAGATGAAGGCGACCTGGTTCGGAGTCGCCATCTTATCCTTGGTGGCGCGAATCTTCTCGATACCGAGAGCGGCGACCTCTGCCGGCACAATGCCTACCGCCTCCTCACGGTCCGCCTGACGAGATAGGAAGGTGCGCTGCAGATGCCAGTGgtgcggcaccggcaccgtgTGCGGCTCCATCTTCATGCGCACCGTGAAGAGAGGGTCAacggcgttgccgtcgtGCTGGTCGACCAGCTCCGTGGCCTCAAGGCCGTACATCTCTGCCGCCCGCAGCTTCAGCTCCTCCCACGTCATCCTGTGATGCTTGCGACCGCtgagggcggaggaggagtgtCGGCAGCCCttcgcgccgccctcgcctccaTCCAAGGACGGGAGCACAACTCGATCCTCTTCATCCTTCTCCGCgctggcagccgctgccgcctgcgccgccttcgctgcagcagcggcggcggctctctcctcggcctccgcCGCAATCGCGGCTTGCTGGCGctcctgctcttcctccgccgccctCAGCTCTGCCGGGGTGGGGGGCAGCGTGTATACAATCTCCTCGACCTCGCCCTCCGCGgtcgccacctccgccagcaaAATCTTCTCCTGTATTCTCTGACTGATCTTCTTCAGATGCGCCTCGCGCTCACGGCGAGccgcctttttctctttcttcgaCTTGGCCATGCCGCTGGCGtcgaggcagcagcaccagcgacaAAGGCTgactgcacacacgcgcacagtgCGAAGAGCAATGCGCGGCGCCAGGCATGCAATGAGACCCGTCTCTGCGCGCAGGTGTGTCGCACGAGCACCGGTCGCCGCGCTCTTTCGCCTCGAGAACACGAAAGCCTGTGCGTGGGCAGCGcgcaagcaaaaaaaaaaaaagaggaaaggaaagaggggcagCGAGAGGTATGCGTGGAAAAAAACGAGATAAGGTAGAGACACgtagagagagtgagagacgCGAGCAACGCAGGGGGTTATCCACAGGCATCGCCCGTAGAAAGGGGAGAGATTGGGCGCGGGCAGAGGTGCACTGTGCCCACCACTGCACGCCCGTCTGTCTGTTGCCCCCTCGGAACGGCAGTTTGTGTGGACCTTTGAGCGAAACAAACGCAAGCAGCACCCAGCTTGCTTGTGCACGAGTATGCatggtgtgtgtgagtgtgtgctgGTCTGGTTTCCAGTGCTAGATGCTTTCAAGACGGCAGGCACACACCACATCGACGGGTTGTCGAGAGTGCTAGAGTACTCAGAGTCCGCCAAGATCACCATCgcgccccccaccccctgcgTTGGGAGAGCAGTGTCATCGTTGTCAACTTTCGAAGAGCACCAGATGCGCGCCTTCTACCCCGCGCCGAGCGGTGCTCAGCAGAGCACGGCACCCgctgcttttccttttttcggGCAGGAGAGTTTTTGTCGTCTCGTTTCGTCTGCGCCCCTGCTGGTGatagacacacacatccacagGACAcgggcgcacgcacatgtgtgTATATACCCAAACACATCCACACATCCTCACGGCGAGTGATGACCACCGtcactccccccccctcctccacataCGCTCCTTcaccggaaaaaaaagaaaagaatcCCAacaggcgagagagagggccaCAACAAAGACACGCACAGTACGAAGGAGCGACGCAATAcgtgcgcgagagagagcgaacaAGTGAGTCGGCGAGGCAGAAATGGGAACGCACATCGCGGCCGTCGTGCGCACGCCGCGCGCAACGGCACGGCAGACAGTGGGCATGCGAAGagacaaaagaaaaaacaaaaacaaagagcGAGAGATAAGAGAGGGGCGGCCTCCATCCACCACCGCAGACCACTAAAGCCGCCCATCTCACGCTactcttcctttctctcgcACATGGCTATCCGAGTATGCGCGCGTTCGTGTCCCTCTACTCTCAAACACTCACTCTCATCGCTATCGCGCACCGAGTGCGAGGGCATCGCAGCGacacggggggagggggacgccACAAAATATCAGAGCCCTCCGTTTCGTTTGCAGCTCCCCTCCatgcacgcgctgctgatCATCCATTGCTGCTTCCTTCCCGTTTAATAGGTCTGTGCCGACATGAGAGTGATGTTGTCCTTGCCGTCTATCATCGCCTCGCGGCTTGTGCTAGCAAAGCCGTGCTCGTCGATGAGCTCCGTCATCAAGCCTGCATTGTTGTAGTAGCCCGCTGTGACGTGCGGGCCCTTCAAGCGCAGGTTCCCGCGCGTGCCGGCCGCCAGCACCTTGGCGTCACTGGTGCCACGATCACCGACTACCTTGGCCTCGACGTGAGGGACCATGCCCTGCGAGCCCTTCTTGAGTGTGCGCCACGTCAGCATGTAGGATGCCTCGATGGGGCCGCGGAAGACGTACACGTCATCCAAGTTGAGAGACTTGGATAGCTTGTTGAGATACTCCTCAGAGACGGGGGCCTCGATACCGTTTTCGAAGATGACAACGGAGCGGAGGTGCTCAAACTGGTCTGCGTCGAAGTTTCCGGCGTGCTTCAGGATGAGGTCGAAGTCTGCCTTGCGGCCCACGAGcgtctccacctcctccacgcagAGCTTCTCGATGCCGTTGATGGCGTGATCATCTGTGAACATGTCGGAGTGGATGTGCACGAGCACTGCACCGGAGGTGAGAGCCGCATACGGGGCGATGATGGCGCCGATCGGGTCCGTGTGGTGGTTCGGCATCACACCAAAGCGCGTCTCTGCCTTGAGCTGCATGAGCTGGCTGAAGAGGAAGCCGGCGTTCACGCAGTTGCGGTGCGAGTAGGTGATGTGCAGCTTGTCCTCCATGGCCGGGTTGGGGTCCTCCAGTGCCAGCACTGGATCGTcagggtgcagcagcgccgacagcCGACGCAGGCGTTGCTCGTAGTACGAGAAGGGGCCCCACACCAGCATCTTCCGCATCGGTGTCACGCCTAGCAAGTTCATGTTGTGATCTGTAATGATGATCTTCTTGAGGTAGTAAAACTCCTGCGAGTGCACCCACTGAAACTTCTGGCCTGGGTAGGAAAGGCCCAACTCAGGGATGACGTTGTAGATGGTGTCCCAGAAGTGCATGTTGCGCTCCACTAGCTCGCCCTGCTTCATCTCCGGCACGTTGATCCACTCGCGGGCCACAAGATGGCGAGGCTGAAACTCGTTCAGATAGAAGCGCAGCTTGTCCGCGCTGATGGTGTCTTGAGGGACGATACAGAGCAGCGCTCCAATCTTCGCGCACGCAAGCTGCAGGACGAAGGTCTCACAGTTGCATGGCTGGATTGCAAGCACGCGATCACCAGGCCGCACACCCGTCTGCAGCAGGCCGTGCGCCAGGGCCTCGCTGTTCTTGCGAATGTCGGCAAAGGCCCAGCGGACTGCCTGATGCTCAATGCGGAGAAAGTCCTTGTAGTACATCTTACGAGACTGGATGTTAACGTAGTAGCCGATCAGCTGATCCAGCACTGGTGTGCCACACGTGCCCTTCACCTCCGAGTAGGCAGGCATGTAGGGGCCTGAagacgccgcggtggcggccccGGGTGCCGACTTGGGGATGGTGCCCGAGGAGGTCACGCCGTAGTTgaagcgcgcggcggcggcggcgcttgccGCTAGCGGAAGAGCGATCCGGCGGAACATGGATGGAGTACTAGCCTCTGAAGGAGGTGAGATGGGTGACTAGGAGAAGGAAGACGCTAAGGGGGTGCGCTAGAGGTTTACAGACACGGAGAGGGAGCCCATGATCCACTCCACTGACTACGCGCCTAAGTGCGGCTGCGACAGCTCCTAtccgcagccgtcgcgcgcgcacaaacacgcaaaCGCTACAAGGCGAAAGAGATACTAGAAGGAATTCTTGGCGTGAACCGAAGGCTGAGCGCtcccacacagagagagccgCCTCTGGGAGACGAAGATGGCCAATGCTAAGTCGGTTGGGGGAAATGCGCTAGGTGAGTCGCGACAAACAAACGATGAGATGGGCAGAAGGGAGAACGAGTGAGGCGCGTGCGGGTTTCTACACAGAGAAAAGCGAAGTAATGCCGGAcggacggggaggggggcgaaTGGGTGGGCAGCTCTTTACTTCTGTAGCACACCCGCGCCATGCGGGCAGAAGAGGAGTggcaaagaaagagaaggaggcagagatgtcgaagcagcagcagagcggaGGAGCCGCACAGGTGACGACAGGGAGAAGCGGCCAGATgggcagacgcgcgcacattGTCAACCAAGGCAAAATGATAAGTATAAACGatgcctgcgcgtgcactGACCATCGTCGGGGGTCTCGCAAACCAAGAGAAaagccgcctccgcagcacGCGAGGCCGAGGTGGAAGAACGGATAAGATGGAAGACATCGCACAGCTGCTCACGGCAAGCAGCGGTGATGGCATCCGTCATCACACATCCACGGAGCCCAGGGAAAAGAGTACACTGAAATCACTGGTTGACTGGTGTTGCACCGCTTCggcggagaaagagggaggaggaggaggagagagtcACACGCCGATAGGGACGACAACACGACAGCGACGATATCGAGCTGAAACGGCACAATGAGTGCGGTATGCGCCTCACGGCACGCATGAACCCCCCTGTGTGGGTGCAGAGAAAAGGGCTCGGTTTGGGAGCGCATCAGCCTTCCGAGGAAACGGCAGATAGGATAAAGCGCCAGCATCGCAAGGAGCGGAGATGGGCagacaacacacacacacacacgaacgcaAGGCCGTCCGGTAtgccgcctcggcgtcgctCGTGCTCTCGCCCTCTACTCGGACCCGGTCCGAATGATCTCGAGCAGACTGTTCACCTGATTCTCCTTCAGGGCGTTGCGGCAGCTAGCAATCAactgcgcgcgtgccgggCCAATGCGCACCATTCCCGCCTGCTGGATGCACGTGTTCACCTCCTTCAAGGCCAGCTTGAGCTCTTCATAGTTGTTGATCCGCTTCGCATTCTCACAGAGCAGTTCCTGATCAACGTCGTACAGCGCCGCGTACGATTTCTTCATAGAGGCCATGTCACCCAGCAGCCGTGCGTCCTCGGCACGCCCGAGCAGTGTCTTCACGACTGTAGCTGCATCCGCCATGTCGGTCGTGAGTTTCATCCGCACCTCGTTGAACTCGTCCACCCTGGCGAAGATCGCGCGTAGCCGCTCCAGCTCGAGAGGCATCTCGCACCGAACCGCGACCGGGTCCGCCTTCCCGTcagcccacccacccttcAAGTCCTCCACGAAGGCATTGATAACCGCCCCGCATGGCGCCAAGTGGTCAGACCACAGCGTAATGGTGTTGAAGGCCGCGCccgacgcagcagcgttgcGCACCTCGATGCCaaagctgctgccgtcgcggacGTGAATGAGCTCCAAGTGAAGCACCTGGTCAGTCGGCGCGTTAGCGTCAAGCAGCGCGACATCCTCCGGTACGCAGAAGGAATGCCGCAGCCACCTCTCAATCACGTCAAGATGGAGCAACTCACGCCACTGCAGTAGCACGCAGCCATTGGGCTGCCGGTAGGCGACTGTCTCGCcctgccgctgacgctgctgctctggaGGAATTTTGTAGGGTAGCTGGTACATCATGAAGCGGGGAACCCTGACGGTAACCTCGTGTATCTGGTAGCTATCGCCAAATGCTGGACCTACAGCCACCGAGGCGCTGACGTTCAGCGGAAGGTCATCAGGGTGGGCAAAGCTGCACACGAGTGTGGCGCTGGGCTCCGCATTCGCAAAGGCTACGGTgtcctgctgcgctgcggtggcccATACCTCACACTGCAGGAGACAGCTATGCACAACAATGTCGCCGCGCTTCGCCGCTGGCCCCGTCACTTCCACACGAACCTCAACGTGCTTCGTCGCAAGGTTggcagagcagcaacaacgcaCCTCCACCCCCGACTCTGGCATCGTTGTGTCCTGCGCCCCAGCAGCCCGGCGAGCCAGCTGCTCCTCAAGGCTGGTGAGTTGGgcggccagctgctgcttctcctgcaCAAGCGCCTCCAACACCTGTAGCTGACGCACCTCAGCAGCCTCGTCTTTTCGCGTCTCGAGCAGCGCCAATCCACGCACGGTGCCATCCACAGTGCAGATGACAGGCAGAGGCATGCCGTCCTGCCGATAGTCTTCCGAAAGAActgctgccacggcgctggAGTAGGTGTCTCGGAAGAGCACGCTACCGCCCTTCTCCaacccgccgccgcgatccGTGCGCACCTCCACCCGCCCGTTGCTCCACCCAATCACCAACTCggccacgccgtcgccgtccacgtcgcagaaggcggcggacacaggcacagactTGCCCCTCACTCGCCACACGCGCTCACCGCGCTCGTACATGCCAACGGTTCCGTTCGCGAGCAAGTAGGCATACCGGCCAGCGctgtcagcggcggcagcctccGTGTCTGGGATTCGTGACGGCTGCCACAGAGGTACGAGCTTCTGCACTCGGTCCACCTCGTGCACCGTCGCGatcgcctcctcgccatcgtacacgcgcacctcAAAATCATCAGAGGCTACGAGCAGCGACAGGGGAGCCGATCCCGAATCCGGTACCGAGGTCCACGGCATGAGGGCCATGGCCGTCACCTGGTCGCCTGTCACTGTCCAGTACCGCTCGGCGCCGAAACGGTCGAAGCCGAATATGCTGCAGTTACCGCCAACGACGGCCAacggcggcgcttctccaGAGGTGCTACTCGGCTTCATGACAGTGCCGCACACCACTGCCTGCACCCCATCCTCCACGTCTTTATAGAAGACCTGCTTGTTCTGCTCCGCATCGTACGCCAGTAGGCTCGTTGCAGCACCGAAAAGAAGCACATCATACGTGGCAGCGATATCGGTGCTCCAAGTGTCATAGAGTTGGCCTGCTGCCAATGCTGTCGGGGCCTTCCCAAAGTTCAGTGTCTGGATGACAGACTCATCATCCTCCAGCCTGAACGTGACGCCGACGCTCGCTTGTGCCTCTCCTCGCTTAGCGGAGCGCTTGGCTTTCGCGGTGCtggtgttgttgttgtgcagAAGAATCCGCtgaccgctgctgccgaaggCCAGTGACACGGCCGAGGGTGGTGGGCGTACGGCTAGTGTCTGCGCGCTTGCACTAGCCTcacgggcagcggcactgcgcAGAAATCGGCCTGCCGCGACGCGGTCCGGTAGGATGGGAGCACCGATGTTCAGCTCAAAGGCGGTGTCGAGCCGAATGTGGTTGCTCGCGTCTTTGGCAGTCGCCATCTCTTGACGAAGAGAAagccgggggggggggggggaatggGCGTGAACTCAACACCTGCAGCACTAAAAGAAAAGCAACAGGCCAACAGGCGATCGGGAGAGGCGCCCCCGTGCGTGGAggggggaaagagagacCGGTGTCGGATCGCTCACCTCGCTGCTTGCCTCTCTTGCTTTCGTTTGCTTTCGCAGACTCCTCAAGGTGAACGCAAAGTGTAGGGGGTGAGATAAACAGGAAGAC
Above is a window of Leishmania donovani BPK282A1 complete genome, chromosome 30 DNA encoding:
- a CDS encoding spliceosome-associated protein, putative — its product is MAKSKKEKKAARREREAHLKKISQRIQEKILLAEVATAEGEVEEIVYTLPPTPAELRAAEEEQERQQAAIAAEAEERAAAAAAAKAAQAAAAASAEKDEEDRVVLPSLDGGEGGAKGCRHSSSALSGRKHHRMTWEELKLRAAEMYGLEATELVDQHDGNAVDPLFTVRMKMEPHTVPVPHHWHLQRTFLSRQADREEAVGIVPAEVAALGIEKIRATKDKMATPNQVAFISCFMTGTPLQRKTYNVELSRCGDVFYEGKWRPKAHHTPGVLSKRLRQALGIGPTAPPPWLYSMQTMRRLPPAYPDLRIPGLNAPIPAGGQWGLGQDQWGEPPRAEDNSFLFPGVMDEAAAAGSTQAELRWGTVPPLVTSHEEVPSAAGASSPGAASPAPATAAQALPRPTPAAGRPVITPVPFQPQAYVPQQAVPAARVTPQEYVQVKDNTTNSTVAVGYMMMPKDGVQSQPPPSRYPPAQGS